GTCATTGTGTTATGTCAAGTAATATATCGCATTATTTATGATTAAtcttatttttagaatatagagagggccaataaaaatgtgCACGCCCCTAGCTGCAATTTGGACACCTCTACTGTCCATTGCTGTCCGTgcaggatgatcagtggaagaCACAACGTGCACATTTGTGTTTGATCCCAAAAGCCACAGGGGCGGCAACCGTCCCATTGCCGTGTCAAGTAGGTGGACAGGCGATGGAATGGAGGGGGACAGGGGGCCAGATGGGTAAGAGGACGAGAGGCACGAGACCGTGACAGTGACGAGAAAGCCAGTGAAAGGATTAAAGATGCCTTTTCTGGCGGGTGAATCCTAAAACGTTGTAGTGAGGCCAGAGCtcatgtcatgtgacctctGTGGATTAAAGCTTCCCGGGAAGGGGGGTGGAGGACTCTTGTCCATGTGTACCAGTGGAACAATGGTTGACCTCCAACTTGAAGTAATAGAAGCTGAGGAGTAGGAAAATGTTCAGTCACACAATGGTGGTGGTAAtctacatctgtagtcacaTCTGCCCTGGCGTATGCCTCGGTGGTTATCAATTCTGACCAATAACAGTATAGTTTTGCATTTGCATACTACGCCCATAGTATGTGTGCATGGTgcagttacattgtgtgtgtttatgggtGTCTCGGttttatttttgccatttgcaTGTGGTCTGAGGTCTACTTATTGAACTCTACTGATAACAGGTATTCCATTTGACAGGCAGCATATGTCAAATCTTGGCGACAGGTGTAGGATGCACCTGGACGGGTCCACTAATGTTTTAAGAAAGCTAATCTGTAAATTAGATTATTGATCTCCCATTAAAGTTTGTTGACCATCTGGACAGCGACACCCCCTGACAAATGAAACATCAGAGTAACAGGATGAGCTtagttctgtgtgtgttttcatttcgGCAGAGCGCTTTGCAGACGGACGAGACAAACGCCCCGCTCAGACGcagaaactgcacttttgtatttgtgtttattttacatCTTGCGTTAGTGATTCTGCATGGCGATGAGGTGTCACTCCAACTCTCTGCAAAACGAGCAAGTGCTGTGTGCTCCGTATGGCGGGGGGAGACCAAGCAATTTATTCAGAGATGAAGACAGAGGCGGAAGGGTGAGTACTTGCAGACATTATGGCTTTTTCTCTTTGGTTTTGGTCCTATAGCACACGCAATTGCAGTAGTTAACGACAAACGAACCTTACTTCATCAGtgactactcattagttcctcagtaacaactctaaatgtatgcaacttagtcactagttcctcagtaactactaattaGTTTGTCAGTCACAACTCAAAATTTATGTGACttagtcactagttcctcagtaacgactcaagatgtatgtgccttagttcctcactaactactcattagttcttaatGCGTtactcagcaactactctaaatgcatgcgcCTTAGTCGtgagttcatcagtaactacccaaaatgtatgtaccttagttcctcactaactactctaaacgtatgTACTTTAGTCGTGAGTccatcaataactactctaaatacatgtgccttagtcatgaggtcatcagtaactactataaatgtatggaccttagttcctcactaactactctaaacgtatgTACTTGAGTCATGAGTccatcaataactactctaaatacatgtgccttagtcatgaggtcatcagtaactactataaATGTATGGACCTTAGTTCATTAGTAACTACCAATTAGTCCCTTGGTAACTATTCTAAGCGCATGTACCTTAGTCAtgagttcatcagtaactactctaaatacatgCGCATTAGTCGtgagttcatcagtaactactctaaatgtatggaccttagttcatcagtaactaccaATTAGTCCCTTGGTAACTATTTTAAGCGCATGTACCTTAGTCAtgagttcatcagtaactactctaaatacatgtGCATTAGTCGTGAggtcatcagtaactactctaaatgtatgagCCTTAGTTCAAAGGTAACTACACATTAGTTCAttggtaaccactctaaatgcatgctCCATAGTCATAAGTTCAAGTCATAAGCCAGTAAGTACTCTAAATATATGagccttagttcatcagtaataattcattagttccttggtaaccactctaaacaaatgtaccttaGTCGcgagttcatcagtaactactctaaatgtatgtgctttatttcCTCATTAAGTACTCATTAGTACCTCAGTAAggactctactcattagttcttcattacctcctcagtgactactctaaatgtatatgtgtGTCAGTCTTTAGTTCCCCAGTAGTTATTTTTGTggaccttattgtaaagtgaggcCCTGTGAACTGTTTTCAGGATTTACTCAGTCCATCACCATTTAAGTTCATTTAAATccctcctttaaaaaaatactgcaaacaAGTGCCAGGCTATTGTTGTAAACTGGAACCTCCAAAAGTCGACACTATGGGACTTCAAAATAATTTCCCTCCCTAGGAAAAAATGTAAAGCCTTTATTTTGGTGATGTTTTAAGACGTACAAGTTTAAAGATAAGTTAACCATTGtataataaaagtgaaaaatactCATTCTTTGGAGACAGGTAAGGAGAGAGGGAACAGGAAGGTGTTGACAGAGAGTTATTGTTCCCTGGTGGTGCTTTACTGGTACTGCTCAGATAAATAATTGCTgtgcataattaaaaaaagagaggTGACGGGAATGGAGTTTTGCTGAGCATTACTGTCACCTAGTGCCTTTTTCTATTACTGCAAGGTGAATAACTGCTGTATCTCATATTTGCCTGCCATGTCTTACCATTAAGAGAGCTTCATGGCTGCCCACCTCAGAGGACGGAGACCTGGAGCCAGACTGCAGCAGGGGGGTCCGCAAATCCCTCTCCCTGGAGATCTACGGCCTGCAGAGGGAGCCGCGGATTAATTTCTCCAACCTGGAGTACCACAGGAGGCTGGAGGAGCTCAAGAACACTCACCTAAGGAACATGGCCGAGCTGGAGAGGATGTACATCACCCCGGGCGGCGGGGAGGAAGATGGCAGCTGTCTGGGGAGAGAGAGCGACAAAAGGCCCATCAGGTTAGAATGTCTCCATGTCAGTTAGGAAGCTTAGCAAAGATCAACTGTAGCTTCAGTCCAGCCCTAAGTTGTAAGACATGGCCATGAAATATTAGACTAGCAATGTTAATGTTTCTTCTCAGAATGAGAACGCTCCAAAGGATCAATTCCCAGGAAGAGTTGGACTTCCACGAGACATCAAGTGGGTCTGAGCAATCCGGAGAGGACAATATGAAGGACATGGTGCAGGACGGTCAGAGGAGGACTCTGATCCAGGTGGTGAAGGAACAAAGGAGGCATGTAAACCTGTTGACTGACCATATTTCCTGTATGACGACTTTCTGTAGCCCCTTTCTCATTAAAGGCAGAATTTTTGTATCGGCAATTTTGCAGCTTTGGAGGTGGTATCAAAAACCTTTGCACACAGAGATCCGGCATGACGACTAGAACAAAAATTGCTTTCCCGTCTGGTACGACTGAAAATTGCCTGGTCGCTCCCCGATTCCTTGACGGCCGTATTGATACAGATATTGATACATTTCACACAGAATGACTGTGTGAAAGGGACTAGAGATGTATCAGATATCGTCACACAAAGCTAAGGTTGCTATTTTGCTTTTGATGGAATTTCGGAAGCCCAGAGAGCCAAGCAAAATAGAGCTGTAATAAAAGAGCCTGATTCTGTGACGGTGCTTTTCATACAAAACATCAccacaaaaaattataattttcaaGAAGTGGTGCTTCTGCAGGGGTTGTGTGAATGTGCTGTTATGCTTCACTGGGTTGTGTATAAAAAGGTACAGGCAGATACATCTGGAGCTTCTACTACTACCGATGTGGGAATTTTGCcggatctctgtgtgaaaggggctaaaCTGCAGAGGCAACATAAGATGACTTACCATGTTTGAGGCTAATAAGTCATTATCCTTCACTTCCCACTAGAGAGACACTGCTCAGCCCAGATGACCTGATGATCCAGAAGCACTTCAGGTTCCAGCCAAAGTCTTTCAGCCTGAAATCCCAGCGAAGGCTGCCATGTCAGACAGGGTTATTAAAGCCAAGATCCAAGTCCAAGGCCACGGTGCCCAGACCTTTCCAAATGACGCTGAGAGAAGAGGAGCGCAAGAGGCACAAGGTACGCACTCGCTCCGAGATCGAGCTTGAGAACACGCTGCTTCGACGGGAGCTGGAAGAGATCAAGGAGTGTCAGAAAAACTTCCGGGCCTCGCCAGCACCGGCGCATGTACACCTGCCCCTTTACGACATCATCAGCCGTCACTCGCGTAACACGCGGCGATCGGGCTCTACCCGCACCCTGCCACCTTTCCACTTCCTGGAGCGAGACAGGAGGAAGAAGGAGGCACAGATGGAGGCGGAGCTGGCCGTCGTTGGACCACAAGAGGAGCGCCATACCTTCAAAGCCCGGCCCGTGCCCAGCTCGATCTATGCGGCCAGACACGGGGCAAGTGATCCAGATATGCGAGGCGGGTCAGAGCCCTCCGAGCCTCAGAGGGGTCAGTCATCCAAGGCAGGGAAGAAGCAGATTGAGCTGTCTATTGAGATGGTCAAAGAGAGGGAGTGGTCCTATATGGACCCCCCAAAGGCAGACCACCTTGCCACGGTCTGACTAGCAGGGTCTGAGCATCTATGTGGATGAAGGACTTCATTAATGATGCTTTTTTTGTGGTGGAATACGGCCTACTATTAGTCTgaagaaatgcatttttaagcatgttAAAGCATTGTTTAAGTgcgagaccggagttcgattccaccggggactccggtttcctcccacattccaaaaacatgctaggttaattagcgactccaaattgtccataggtatgaatgtgagtgtgaatggttgtttgtctatatgtgccctgtgattggctggcgactagtccaggccCCGCCTCTAACCCGAAGGCAGCCCggacccgcgaccctcgtgagggtaagcggtagaaaatgaatgaatgaatgagccccCCACCTTGAGCACATTATTTCTGTCCAAGAAAGGACTGAGTGGGTCCTGCTTGTTGTTCTGTAGATGATTACCTTTGTGGGTCTTTGATAATCACTATCTGTGAATCTCATCACTTACAGTTGAATGGGTTTGTGTGGGTTTATTATTGAAGTACATAGAGAATGTTGGTTTTCAGACACATTTAGGTTAACTTTGACTTTTGACTCCAATGTACTAACAACTGCAATTATTAAGTTATGAAATGATCTCTAATACATGATTGTAGTTTTAACTataaaacaatgacagaagtAGGACAAGATGTGAAATCATCAGGACTTCTGTGTCATCAAATAaatggcaaataaaaaaaaccttgttcTTTACCCTTTGTTTCTCAGTCAGATACATCATGctgtggttttattattattatattaatttcagACGCATCGACAGTTGCTTGAAACTAGTGATGGGTCCTTCGTGAACGATTCGGCTCTTGGAGACAGCGCTTTGAGTGTTGACACACACTTTCTTTTCTAAAATCGtttagtttttttacattgtgatGTATATTTTGCTGTGTAGTGTTCTGTTGTTTCACTGTAAATAATCGGAACTGTacaaataatgtacaaaaactgaTTGGACCTTTTTGTCTAATTAAGATGAGTGTTTGTGTCGCGCATCTAAACATTgccataaataataattatgactaATTATATTTGCACTTAATTTTCAgttaatttgaataaaaaaatattgagtcGCCATTTGAGCGCCGAAAGCCGGATCTCTGAAATGAGCCGAAATTCCAGTGCCTGTGACGCAATCAACTGTGGGCGTGGCTTACACACTCCGCTTCCTGCTTGTGTTGTCGTTAGCTTGGAAAACTTGCGGTTTGTCATTCAGAAGGAAAACACAGCCGCCGCCACCGCAAACTAAATCTACCAAATGGAGTCGCATGGTTCGGACACGGATGGGGAGGAGCAGCAAACGCCTCTTCTTCATCAGAGATACAAAAGCAACGTCCAGAGAGGTGAGTGACTTGACGCTTGAAGCAATGTCCCTCTAAGCCTTTAATGTCCCGCGGAATAATAATATCACATTCTGCAATAACGCacccaaatgtaatatttacacgACTGTGGTGCTCCAGGCTGACAAacccttttttttaacaccttcTCCGCCCTGGTCACAAGATTGCTGCTTTGGACAAAACATATGGCGCGCTTTGATTGTGCTGGTGAGAATCCACCTGGACTTGGTGTTATCCTTACGTAGACACACTATTCATTTGGTGGTTGGtactgtgtttgtgtatgtggatTATGGTCGtttacaatgttaaaaaaaatacacatgacGTTATTTCCACAGTTAAACCAAACGTAAGACGTTTAGCATCAATATTGTTGGTAAAAGATGCAAGTGCGTGTTTTCAATGTTTGTACTTGAAGTCATGCATATCGAAAAAAACTACTTCATAggttaaaaaagtatatttgaGGTGCAAATCCAATTATTGCTAGGCAGAGTTTGACAGGGCTCCATCTAACTACCCCACATGACAGCAAAAGAAGGGTCACATTTTAGCCACGCCCACTGTGCTGAAGAAAACAGGAAGAAGAATGTGTGaaatataaaacacaaaacacagaatgGCCACTGAGCCAGTTAAGGTGCTTTTCAGGTGCTAAAAAGTTTTTTGTGTCTCCCAGCACCGGCTTGCTGCTCGGCCCGTTACGGCCTAGCCATTATTTCCTGCTTCGCCTTCTTTGTGGCCTACTGCTTGCGGGTCAACCTGAGCGTGGCCATGGTGGAGATGCTCGACACCAACCAGCCCAACACCAACCACAGCAGCTCTGTGTGCCCCCCTCACATCAGCCCCTCACGGCCCAAACGCAACCACACGGTGATTTCCTGTACTCTATTCTCTATTCGAGGCTCAGTGTCATTTAGTCGGAATGTTCAGAAATATAACCCCCGTGTCgcttcccccccaccccacccccaggCTAGCGTGTATGACTGGGACACAGAGACGCAGGGCTGGATCCTGGGTTCTTTCTTTTACGGCTACATCCTCACGCAAATCCCTGGAGGTTACCTGGCCGGACGCTTTGGGTCAAAGTGGCTGTTGGGGTTTGGAATCCTGGTAACCGTTGTGTTTACGTTGCTCACGCCTTTGGCGGCCGACCTCGGCGCCAGTTACCTCATCGGCGTCAGGATCCTGGAAGGGATCGGGGAGGTAGGCCGTTGAgcaactgcaaaaaaacaaaaaacaaatagtaTTTACCCCATAAGTTGTGCATGAAGTCATGTGTTAAACATGCATTCACCCGTAATGTTTTCTATTGTACAAGCTTGGTGTGACTTTGTGTATTTTCATCATGCGTGCAGGGCGTCAGTTACCCTGCCATGTACAGCATGTGGGCCGTGTGGGCGCCGCCCCTGGAGAGGAGCCGTCTTGTCAGCATCTCCTACATCGGTGAGATGAACAAAACATGTGGTCAAACCTTCAAGTTGAGCACAACTAGTTTATTTGCAcgagctgctgtttttttctaagCAACAATGTCTCACAGGAGCCCAATTTGGGACGGTGTTGGCCCTCCCCCTGTCTGGTGAAATCTGCTTCTACTTGGACTGGACCTACGTCTTCTATATCTTTGGTAACGACACTAACTCCTACCCAAAATAACATTAATGACATGTAATAAAATGGCCGGTAcagagagggacggcttttgaaaaaatgGCTGGGTTGAGGCACAAAATTATATtggggggaaaaagtcatacattcatCAAGttgaaatgaatttaaaaacagcTGATGTAAGCACTGGCCCCTGTCAGATAGTCGCATGATGTTGCACAACTTAGCTATCTGATTAGCGCACACAGTTAGGGAAGTATCCCGCTTTAATGGCTTCTGTGTACGAGGGGTAGAAGCTGATATGGCTCTGATGGGGCAATTGTAGTTATTGTAAAAAGCGCTAACCAGGTTgatgcacaataaaaaaaaaaaaacaacacatgaagtGAATAGCTCGCTGACTGCTTATGACACTTGTATCACATTGTGGGTTGTGGTAGGTTTCAagatgtcatgtgacctgtGGCCTCTGATTCAGTGTTCAGATGAGCTGATTACGCCGTCTTTGTTCCTCTTTATGttgtgttgttagcatgttggccacatttGACTTGTGCTGTGTTAGctaatgtgtgtatgtatgtgtgtgtgttaaggtgCTGTGGGCCTCTTGTGGTTTGTGCTGTGGTCTTTCCTGGTCTTTGACAGTCCAAACACTCACCGGTGGATCTCGGAGCGAGAAAGACTCTACATCGTCAGCTCGCTGAAGAACGAGGTGATGCCGCGTAGAAATAGAAAAGCTCGACTGAGGCTTTATGACGTTTGCTTGTAAAGCAAAGGCCAGGAGGAGACTTGGGTTCTCTGCAACAGAAGCACAACCATACTCTGAAAAAACACTTTGACTTGGAAGAGCAAACAGTAGATGAAACAGTGGAACACCTGCACGGATCCATGGTTGTGTTGCAAATCAAATATCGGTTGCTATCTGCTGAGAAAGCGCAAACATTGCAACAAAGAAGAGCAACTCAACCATCACCATAAACcatgggtgttcaaagtgcagcccggggacCATATTGTGCCCTTGgtttattgtaaaaatacaactcATTTACAAATAACAAGATGTTAAACTGTTTGCGttgtcacctataacacaaagctatgATGTAGCCATTTTGTTCAAATAggagctaatgactaaggcacataactttagagtggttactgaggaactaatgactcgGCCACATACCCCTGTACATTTGGAGTAGTAACttaggaactaatgacaaaggcacatacatttagagtagtaactGAGGAACAAATTACTAAGGCAcctatatttagagtagttactccggaacaaatgagtagagtagtaactgaggaacgaatgactaaggcacctacatttagagtagtaactgaggaaccaatgactaAAGCacctacatttagagtagtaactgaggaactaatgactaaggcacccacatttagagtagttactgaggaactaatgactaaggcacccacatttagagtagttactgaggaactaatggctaaggcacctagatttagagtagtaactgaggaacaaatgagtgGAGTActaactgaggaactaatgactaaggcacctacatttagagtaataactgaggaacaaatgagtagagtagtaaccgaggaactaatgactaaggtacctACATTTCGAGTAGtaactgaggaacaaatgagtggagtagtaactgaggaactaatgactaaggcacctacatttagagtggttactgagaaaCTGATGACGAAGGCACCTACATTTAGAGTAAtaactgaggaacaaatgagtagagtagtaaccgaggaactaatgactaaggtacctacatttagagtagtaactGAGGAATCAATGACTAAAGCacctacatttagagtagttagtgaTGTACTGAGTAGAGTAGTAACTGATTTATTAATGACTAAGTCACATAGGTAAATgtcgagtagttactgaggaactaatatcCAAAGCACAATAAATATAGAGTGGTTGCCGAGGAACTAATGCCCAAGGcacaatatattttattcaatattttttataaatttagagtagtgactgaggaactagCTTAACAAAATGGCATCCAGAAATGAAAGTCGGCTGTGTCAACCCGTCTATAATGTCTTAAAAGTTGAcactaaaaaatattaacacaaaacccaTTATTATAGTTTTCGACATGCTATGGCAGTGATATCAACACCTTCCTGTTCAAGCATAACTTACTGTGTTGTGAGTGGTAACGGCTGTGTGTCGATATGTGTTCTGTGATAAAGTCCTTTGAGCGGTTTATGCGACGGTAAAGTCAAGTTGtgcattatactgtatttgcttAAGTTGCCACAAAGTTATATAAAACcagtttttcttgttttatttacatatagatTCATGTCTGTGTgcttcttctaaaaaaaaaaaaatactgctgtCTTGTTCTGACGTTCTTAAAGGGGAGGACAGCTGACACTTCTTCTTTTCTCATTAACATTACATTCACGTATGTGTTGAAAAAGACAACAGTTCATAAATGTGCtcgctcctcccgccagttgATAAATGGTACGAGCCGCATTTTGGCCCTGTCATGCGAGAGCAAGTAGGAAGCATCAGCCGTCACAGCGAGTCAAATGGAAAGAATCGTTATTTTGAAATTAGATTCCCCACTCCTGCGAATCCAGACGGccatttttaaagcactttattcCTGCAGCCCTACCTTGTACCTAATGTTGACCTAATGAGTATGTAGCACAAAGCAAACAGGCTGTTAGCTTAACACTTAACGTTACACAATCAGCTGTTATCACATTCATGGGATGCATCAGGCTTGATTGACTTACTGTAAAACTTGTC
The window above is part of the Doryrhamphus excisus isolate RoL2022-K1 chromosome 20, RoL_Dexc_1.0, whole genome shotgun sequence genome. Proteins encoded here:
- the slc17a5 gene encoding sialin; protein product: MESHGSDTDGEEQQTPLLHQRYKSNVQRAPACCSARYGLAIISCFAFFVAYCLRVNLSVAMVEMLDTNQPNTNHSSSVCPPHISPSRPKRNHTASVYDWDTETQGWILGSFFYGYILTQIPGGYLAGRFGSKWLLGFGILVTVVFTLLTPLAADLGASYLIGVRILEGIGEGVSYPAMYSMWAVWAPPLERSRLVSISYIGAQFGTVLALPLSGEICFYLDWTYVFYIFGAVGLLWFVLWSFLVFDSPNTHRWISERERLYIVSSLKNELSNSHADIPWRAMLTSGPLLAIVVAHFAYNWTFYTLLTLLPTYMKDILGFSIQENGWLSAVPYVGCAVTALLSAQLADYLQERCFYSTVIVRKALTIVGMVGPAVFLVAAGYTGCNYILAITFLTISSSLGGVSASGFNVNHLDIAPSYAGILLGITNTFATIPGMVGPVIARHLTTNNTIEEWQTVFYIAAAINLIGAATYTLLGQGTVQPWAVQLPHRGD